One genomic segment of Sminthopsis crassicaudata isolate SCR6 chromosome 2, ASM4859323v1, whole genome shotgun sequence includes these proteins:
- the GSC gene encoding homeobox protein goosecoid, which yields MPAGMFSIDNILAARPRCKDSVLPLAPSAGAPVVFPALHGDSLYASASDYGSFYPRAVAPSGAGLQTAVGSSRLGYNSYYYGQLQVQATPVGPSCCGAMQPLGAQQCSCVPSSGYDGSGSVLMSPVPHQMLPYMNVGTLSRTELQLLNQLHCRRKRRHRTIFTDEQLEALENLFQETKYPDVGTREQLARRVHLREEKVEVWFKNRRAKWRRQKRSSSEESENARKWSKASKPSPEKREEEGKSDLDSDS from the exons ATGCCTGCTGGCATGTTCAGCATCGACAATATCCTCGCCGCCCGGCCTCGCTGTAAAGACTCTGTGCTGCCTCTGGCCCCTAGCGCCGGGGCCCCGGTGGTCTTCCCGGCCTTGCACGGAGACTCTCTCTACGCCAGCGCTTCAGACTACGGCAGCTTCTATCCGCGTGCAGTAGCCCCCAGTGGAGCCGGCCTCCAGACTGCAGTCGGTAGTTCCCGTTTGGGCTACAACAGTTACTACTATGGGCAGCTGCAAGTGCAAGCGACGCCCGTCGGCCCATCCTGTTGTGGGGCGATGCAACCTCTGGGGGCTCAGCAATGCTCCTGTGTTCCATCCTCAG GTTACGATGGCTCGGGCTCAGTCCTGATGTCTCCGGTCCCTCACCAGATGTTGCCCTATATGAACGTGGGCACCTTATCGAGGACAGAGCTGCAACTGCTCAACCAGCTCCATTGCCGGCGAAAGCGGCGACATCGAACAATCTTCACAGATGAACAGCTGGAAGCACTGGAGAACCTCTTCCAGGAGACCAAGTACCCCGACGTGGGCACCAGGGAACAGCTGGCTCGGAGGGTGCACTTGAGGGAGGAGAAAGTAGAG GTCTGGTTTAAGAATCGAAGAGCAAAATGGAGGCGGCAGAAAAGGTCATCCTCAGAGGAGTCAGAAAACGCAAGGAAATGGAGTAAGGCTTCGAAGCCATCcccagagaaaagggaagaggaaggtaaAAGCGATTTGGACTCTGATAGCTGA